A section of the Pseudomonas fluorescens genome encodes:
- a CDS encoding formylglycine-generating enzyme family protein, with translation MNDEPLTPTLLKSLALAALMTGLAPSAQAAAPPKPGTVFKDCKHCPEMVVLPTGTFKMGTPDDEVGRQPDEGPIHDVTFAKPVAISRFQVLAGEWDSYIQETGYKMPDGDDRPGRQCTAGKPTYKTSPKHPAVCMDFAEANAYVAWLSKKTGKQYRMVSESLREYAARGGTSGPFPFPFDEGKEYSIAKHANTYGPADGYSYTAPAGSYAPNAFGVYDMHGNVYEWVEDCENDSYVGAPSDGSAWLTGQCEVRQIRGNDWGEAPVFSRSGNRNNLYPNVRGDWLGFRVARDL, from the coding sequence ATGAACGATGAACCGCTCACCCCGACGCTGCTCAAATCCCTGGCCCTGGCGGCATTGATGACCGGCCTGGCGCCGTCCGCCCAGGCCGCAGCACCGCCCAAGCCCGGCACCGTGTTCAAGGACTGCAAGCACTGCCCGGAAATGGTGGTACTGCCCACCGGCACCTTCAAGATGGGCACCCCGGACGATGAAGTCGGCCGCCAGCCCGATGAAGGCCCGATCCATGACGTGACCTTTGCCAAACCCGTGGCTATCAGCCGTTTCCAGGTATTGGCCGGGGAATGGGACAGCTATATACAAGAAACCGGCTACAAAATGCCCGACGGTGACGACCGCCCAGGCCGCCAATGCACAGCCGGCAAGCCCACCTACAAGACAAGCCCCAAACATCCGGCCGTGTGCATGGACTTTGCCGAAGCCAACGCCTATGTCGCCTGGCTGTCGAAAAAAACCGGCAAACAATACCGTATGGTCAGCGAGTCCCTGCGCGAGTACGCCGCCCGTGGCGGCACCTCCGGCCCCTTCCCGTTCCCGTTCGACGAGGGCAAGGAATACAGCATCGCCAAGCACGCCAATACCTACGGGCCGGCGGATGGCTACAGCTATACCGCACCGGCCGGCAGCTATGCGCCCAATGCGTTCGGCGTGTATGACATGCACGGCAACGTCTATGAGTGGGTCGAAGATTGTGAAAACGACAGCTATGTCGGAGCGCCCAGCGATGGCAGTGCCTGGCTGACCGGGCAATGCGAGGTGCGGCAGATTCGCGGCAATGACTGGGGCGAAGCACCGGTGTTTTCCCGCTCCGGCAACCGCAACAACCTCTACCCCAACGTGCGCGGCGACTGGCTGGGCTTTCGCGTGGCGCGG